A genomic window from Melopsittacus undulatus isolate bMelUnd1 chromosome 7, bMelUnd1.mat.Z, whole genome shotgun sequence includes:
- the NAT8L gene encoding LOW QUALITY PROTEIN: N-acetylaspartate synthetase (The sequence of the model RefSeq protein was modified relative to this genomic sequence to represent the inferred CDS: deleted 2 bases in 2 codons; substituted 1 base at 1 genomic stop codon), whose product MRHTPVGTGSRAAAPRAVVICKGRCGDGDRDKGWGWRRGRGGAASRPPRSHVDPGQPMRGALGPRGPSAPPAYKCLSKMQRSSFLPSRPAAQLRAPRSRCPAGLRPAPRPLLPPPLFLFFWDLIGFSXFFAIPPSPFPFFSSAPSPRPVCMHCLSPKMVCETKIVAEDHESIPGSKKDTIIVSSSQMWPSLAGSPSSPPPTLSSPKEDPKRDNVYIREFHPSEQEVVRRIFYEGIMERIPNTAFRGLKQQPLTQLLYGLLAVICFVVTKSFLLTCCLPIFLMGMRYYFSRKVILHYLDCALHTDMSDIEQYYMKPPGSCFWVAVLDGNVVGIVAARGNEEDNTVELRRMSVDSNYRGKGIAKALGRKVLEFAMLNNYSSVVLGTTAVKMAAHRLYESLGFKHVGVVEHYALPGMTRSLLERMFFQLRYHRYRLQLREE is encoded by the exons ATGCG GCACACACCGGTGGGGACGGGCAGCCGCGCTGCCGCCCCCCGCGCCGTAGTAATTTGCAAGGGGCGGTGCGGGGATGGCGATAGAGataagggatggggatggagacgGGGAAGAGGAGGGGCCGCGTCCCGCCCCCCCCGATCACATGTCGACCCCGGGCAGCCAATGCGGGGGGCGCTAGGACCCCGGGGACCCTCGGCCCCCCCCGCA TATAAATGTCTCTCCAAAATGCAGCGGAGTTCCTTTCTCCCGTCCCGCCCGGCCGCGCAGCTCCGCGCCCCGCGCAGCCGCTGCCCGGCGGGTCTCCGTCCTGCTCCGCGCCcgctccttccccctccccttttccttttcttttgg gATTTAATCGGTTTTAGTTAATTTTTTGCTATTCCCCCCTCCCCGTTCCCGTTTTTCTCCTCCGCCCCCTCCCCGCGGCCGGTTTGCATGCATTGTCTGTCTCCCAAGATGGTTTGTGAGACCAAGATTGTGGCGGAAGATCATGAATCAATCCCGGGATCTAAAAAAGACACGATCATTGTTTCCTCCTCCCAAATGTGGCCCTCTCTGGCGggctccccttcctcccctccgCCAACCCTCAGCTCCCCAAAAGAGGATCCCAAGCGCGACAATGTCTATATCCGCGAATTCCATCCCTCCGAGCAGGAGGTGGTGCGCCGCATATTTTACGAGGGGATCATGGAGCGGATCCCCAACACGGCGTTCAGGGGGCTGAAGCAGCAGCCCCTCACCCAGCTGCTCTACGGACTGCTGGCCG TAATATGCTTTGTTGTGACCAAGTCCTTCCTGCTGACCTGCTGCTTGCCCATCTTTCTGATGGGCATGAGGTACTACTTCAGTAGAAAAGTTATCCTGCACTATCTCGATTGTGCGCTGCATACAGACATGTCCGATATTGAGCAATATTACATGAAACCGCCAG GCTCCTGCTTCTGGGTCGCCGTCCTGGACGGCAATGTGGTGGGGATTGTGGCAGCACGGGGCAACGAGGAGGACAACACAGTGGAGCTGCGCCGCATGTCCGTCGACTCCAACTACCGCGGCAAAGGGATCGCCAAGGCCCTGGGCCGCAAAGTGCTGGAGTTCGCCATGCTCAACAACTACTCCTCCGTCGTGCTGGGCACCACAGCCGTGAAGATGGCAGCCCACAGGCTCTATGAGTCCTTGGGGTTCAAGCATGTGGGTGTTGTTGAACATTACGCCCTGCCAGGGATGACACGCTCCTTACTGGAGAGAATGTTCTTCCAGCTCCGCTACCACCGCTACCGCCTGCAGCTGCGGGAAGAATAG